Proteins from a single region of Desulfobacter postgatei 2ac9:
- the rpsJ gene encoding 30S ribosomal protein S10: MLKTKIRIRLKAYDHKLLDQSSVDIVDTARKTGARIVGPVPLPTRINKFTVLRSPHVNKKSREQFEIRTHKRMMDILEPTQQTVDALMKLDLSPGVDVEIKL, encoded by the coding sequence ATGTTGAAGACTAAAATTAGAATTAGGCTCAAAGCTTACGATCATAAGCTGCTTGATCAGTCTTCAGTAGATATTGTTGATACGGCAAGGAAAACCGGTGCCAGAATTGTGGGGCCGGTTCCCTTACCTACCCGTATCAACAAGTTTACTGTGTTGCGTTCACCTCATGTGAATAAAAAATCTCGTGAGCAGTTTGAAATCAGAACGCACAAAAGAATGATGGATATTCTTGAGCCGACACAGCAGACAGTGGACGCGTTAATGAAACTTGACCTGTCCCCCGGCGTGGATGTTGAAATTAAATTATAG
- the rplB gene encoding 50S ribosomal protein L2, whose translation MSTIIKSKPTSPGRRAQEYLSFEEITKESPERRLTKNINKRSGRNSYGRITAKHRGGGAKKKYRIIDFKRDKDGIPAKVSAIEYDPNRSARIALLTYADGEKRYILAPLDIKVGDILETGPDADIKPGNCLPLENIPTGTRIHNIELKQNKGGQIVRSAGGYARLMAKEGAYAQILLPSGEVRMIHIKCKATVGRVGNEKHGDVSIGKAGRSRWMGKRPSVRGVAMNPVDHPMGGGEGRSSGGRQPCSPWGFPAKGKRTRNNARTDQYIVKRRAKRK comes from the coding sequence ATGTCAACAATAATTAAGAGCAAGCCGACATCTCCGGGAAGACGCGCTCAAGAGTATCTATCTTTTGAGGAAATTACAAAAGAAAGTCCTGAGCGAAGGCTGACTAAAAATATCAATAAACGGTCCGGTCGAAATTCCTATGGGAGAATCACCGCCAAACACAGAGGCGGCGGGGCTAAGAAAAAATATCGTATTATTGATTTTAAAAGGGACAAAGACGGAATTCCAGCCAAGGTTTCTGCAATAGAATATGATCCGAACAGATCTGCCAGAATAGCACTGTTGACCTACGCGGACGGTGAGAAAAGATATATATTGGCTCCCCTTGATATCAAAGTTGGTGATATTCTTGAAACGGGTCCCGATGCTGATATTAAACCAGGAAACTGTCTTCCCCTCGAGAATATCCCCACCGGTACCAGAATTCATAACATTGAGTTAAAGCAGAACAAGGGTGGACAGATTGTCAGAAGTGCCGGCGGGTATGCACGTCTGATGGCCAAAGAAGGTGCTTATGCCCAGATCCTGCTTCCTTCAGGTGAAGTTCGCATGATTCATATTAAATGCAAAGCCACTGTCGGACGTGTCGGGAATGAGAAACACGGCGATGTCAGCATCGGTAAAGCGGGGCGTAGCAGATGGATGGGGAAACGTCCTTCGGTTCGTGGTGTTGCAATGAACCCTGTGGATCATCCCATGGGTGGTGGTGAAGGCCGTTCTTCTGGTGGGCGTCAGCCCTGTTCTCCTTGGGGTTTCCCTGCCAAGGGTAAAAGAACCCGAAATAATGCCAGAACAGATCAGTATATTGTTAAAAGAAGGGCTAAAAGGAAATAG
- the rplW gene encoding 50S ribosomal protein L23 gives MIEYDILRGPVVTEKSTLQREQFNQVTLKVAKDANRVEIKNAVEKAFNAQVKQVRTLQVKGKIKQRGRIIGKKKDWKKAVVTLMPGQRIDFFEGV, from the coding sequence ATGATTGAATATGACATCCTCCGAGGACCTGTAGTTACCGAGAAATCTACCCTCCAAAGAGAACAGTTCAACCAAGTGACGTTAAAAGTTGCCAAGGATGCCAACCGGGTTGAAATTAAAAATGCTGTTGAGAAAGCGTTCAATGCGCAGGTCAAGCAGGTTAGAACCTTACAGGTTAAAGGTAAAATAAAGCAGCGTGGCAGAATTATCGGCAAAAAAAAGGACTGGAAAAAAGCCGTTGTCACGCTGATGCCCGGACAACGAATTGATTTTTTTGAAGGTGTGTAA
- the tuf gene encoding elongation factor Tu, protein MAKEKFERNKPHVNIGTIGHIDHGKTTLTAAITKLAAMKGHGKCVPFDEIDKAPEERERGITIATAHVEYETENRHYAHVDCPGHADYIKNMITGAAQMDGAILVVSADDGPMPQTREHILLARQVGVPTVVVFLNKCDMVDDEELIELVEMELRELLDTYEFPGDDTPIIRGSALRALECDDVNAEEAKPIFELLDTLDSYVPEPERDIAKPFLMPIEDVFSISGRGTVVTGRIERGVIKTGEEIEIVGIRDTSKTVCTGVEMFRKLLDEGQAGDNVGLLLRGTKRDQVERGQVVCKPGTITPHTKFKAEMYALSKEEGGRHTPFFTGYRPQFFFRTTDITGVLTLDEGVEMIMPGDNASINVELINPIAMEKELRFAIREGGRTVGAGVVGEIVE, encoded by the coding sequence ATGGCTAAGGAGAAATTTGAGCGGAACAAACCGCACGTAAACATCGGGACAATCGGGCATATCGATCATGGGAAAACCACTCTGACTGCGGCGATTACCAAACTTGCAGCCATGAAGGGCCATGGTAAATGCGTTCCCTTTGATGAAATTGACAAGGCCCCGGAAGAAAGAGAGCGTGGTATCACCATCGCCACTGCCCATGTTGAATACGAGACCGAGAACCGCCATTACGCGCACGTAGATTGTCCGGGCCATGCTGACTATATTAAAAATATGATCACCGGCGCTGCTCAGATGGATGGTGCTATTCTTGTTGTGTCCGCCGATGACGGTCCCATGCCCCAGACCCGTGAGCACATTCTGCTTGCCCGTCAGGTCGGTGTGCCTACAGTCGTTGTTTTCCTGAATAAATGCGATATGGTCGATGATGAAGAGCTGATTGAGCTGGTTGAAATGGAACTTCGGGAACTTCTTGATACCTACGAATTCCCGGGAGATGATACACCTATTATCCGCGGTTCTGCGCTTAGGGCTCTGGAATGTGACGATGTGAACGCCGAAGAAGCCAAGCCCATTTTTGAACTTCTTGATACTCTTGACTCCTATGTTCCCGAACCAGAAAGAGATATTGCTAAGCCATTTCTGATGCCCATCGAAGATGTTTTCTCCATTTCCGGTCGTGGTACGGTAGTCACCGGTCGTATTGAGCGTGGTGTGATCAAAACCGGCGAAGAAATTGAGATTGTAGGTATCAGAGACACTTCCAAGACGGTCTGCACGGGTGTTGAAATGTTCAGAAAGCTTCTGGATGAAGGGCAAGCTGGTGACAATGTCGGCTTGTTGCTTCGCGGTACAAAGCGTGATCAGGTTGAACGTGGTCAGGTTGTCTGCAAACCCGGTACCATTACTCCGCATACCAAGTTTAAAGCTGAAATGTATGCTCTGAGCAAAGAAGAGGGTGGTCGTCATACGCCCTTCTTTACCGGTTACAGACCTCAATTCTTCTTCAGGACCACTGACATTACGGGTGTTCTGACCTTGGACGAAGGCGTTGAAATGATTATGCCTGGTGATAATGCGAGCATTAATGTCGAATTGATCAACCCCATCGCGATGGAAAAGGAACTTCGTTTTGCTATTCGTGAGGGTGGCCGTACCGTTGGGGCCGGTGTTGTTGGTGAAATCGTAGAATAG
- the rpsS gene encoding 30S ribosomal protein S19 — translation MPRSLKKGPYIVPELLKKVLEAQKSSSNKVIKTWSRRSTILPEMVGNTFAVHNGKKFIPVFVTENMVGHKLGEFSPTRTYWGHAADKKAKR, via the coding sequence ATGCCAAGATCATTAAAAAAAGGACCCTATATCGTGCCTGAGCTTCTTAAAAAAGTTCTTGAAGCCCAGAAGTCCAGTAGCAATAAAGTTATAAAAACCTGGTCGCGTCGTTCCACTATTTTACCTGAAATGGTAGGTAACACCTTTGCTGTTCATAACGGAAAAAAATTTATTCCAGTGTTTGTAACGGAAAATATGGTGGGGCATAAACTTGGTGAATTTTCACCCACAAGAACTTATTGGGGTCATGCCGCAGATAAAAAAGCTAAACGCTAA
- the rplD gene encoding 50S ribosomal protein L4: protein MAAVDVLNSAGAKVSEVELPDEIFSIPVKTSVLHEVVRSQLVSKRVGTAASKTRGMVSGSTRKLFRQKGTGNARAGSVKSPLRKGGGVIFGPSPRSYEIKVPKKVRKLALKMALSAKFSDSQLFVVDALELEEIKTKALANVLSTLKLNDLLIVSDADDAKLALSSRNIPDVKVIKTEGLNVYDILKFKNLLLVESSIENIKGRLS, encoded by the coding sequence ATGGCTGCTGTAGATGTATTAAACAGTGCAGGTGCTAAAGTGTCTGAAGTGGAGCTGCCTGACGAAATTTTCAGCATACCGGTCAAAACAAGTGTTCTTCACGAAGTCGTTCGGTCTCAGCTCGTATCAAAACGGGTAGGGACTGCTGCGTCTAAGACCAGGGGTATGGTTTCAGGTTCTACGAGGAAATTGTTCAGACAGAAGGGAACCGGTAATGCCCGGGCCGGTAGCGTAAAATCTCCTTTGCGTAAAGGTGGTGGAGTTATTTTTGGTCCCAGCCCCAGATCCTATGAAATAAAAGTGCCTAAAAAAGTAAGAAAGCTTGCTCTTAAGATGGCTTTAAGTGCAAAATTTTCAGACAGTCAGCTTTTTGTTGTTGACGCGCTTGAACTCGAAGAAATTAAAACAAAGGCGTTGGCTAATGTGCTTTCCACATTGAAGCTCAATGATCTTCTCATTGTTTCGGACGCTGATGATGCAAAGCTTGCATTGTCCTCCAGAAATATTCCGGATGTCAAGGTGATTAAAACGGAAGGTCTCAATGTTTATGACATTTTAAAGTTTAAAAATCTTTTGCTGGTTGAATCCAGTATTGAGAACATTAAGGGGAGGCTGAGCTAA
- the rpsL gene encoding 30S ribosomal protein S12, with product MPTINQLVRKGRKKSEKKVSTPALKGGPQKRGVCTRVYTSTPKKPNSALRKVARVRLTTGMEVAAYIPGMGHNLQEHSVVLVRGGRVKDLPGVRYHIVRGALDTLGVDDRRQGRSKYGAKRPK from the coding sequence ATGCCGACCATAAATCAATTGGTACGAAAAGGTAGAAAGAAGTCTGAAAAAAAGGTTAGTACGCCGGCGTTGAAGGGCGGACCTCAAAAGCGCGGGGTTTGCACTAGGGTGTATACTTCTACTCCTAAAAAGCCGAACTCAGCTCTAAGGAAGGTTGCAAGGGTTCGTCTGACAACCGGTATGGAAGTCGCAGCTTATATCCCGGGCATGGGGCATAATCTCCAGGAACACTCTGTTGTTCTGGTCAGGGGCGGAAGGGTAAAAGACCTTCCAGGTGTGCGCTACCATATTGTCAGGGGTGCCCTTGATACGCTGGGTGTGGATGATCGTCGCCAAGGGCGTTCAAAGTATGGTGCCAAACGTCCCAAATAG
- the rplV gene encoding 50S ribosomal protein L22 has translation MEVKATTRYTRISPLKLRLPISEIKGKNAEQALTLLKFMPLKAAGIMYKTLQSAIANAEHNNEMDVDKLVVKNVIVDHGPSMKRFRPRARGRAARILKRTSHITVVVEETI, from the coding sequence ATGGAAGTTAAAGCGACTACAAGATATACAAGAATCTCACCGTTGAAGCTTCGGCTGCCCATCAGCGAAATCAAGGGCAAAAATGCGGAACAGGCGCTGACTCTCTTGAAGTTCATGCCCTTAAAGGCTGCAGGGATTATGTACAAGACCCTGCAGTCTGCCATTGCCAATGCTGAACATAACAACGAGATGGATGTGGATAAACTGGTAGTGAAAAATGTGATTGTTGATCATGGACCATCCATGAAACGGTTCAGGCCGCGGGCAAGGGGAAGAGCAGCCCGTATTCTAAAAAGAACCAGTCATATAACAGTGGTTGTAGAAGAAACCATATAG
- the rpsG gene encoding 30S ribosomal protein S7, which yields MAEKLVFKEGFMQDATHEEKIAAKFVNCVMKDGKKNAARKVVADALMIAEDKIGEPALAVFKKAIDNIRPSVEVKSRRIGGSTYQVPTDIKPGRQTALAFRWLINFSRSRSEKGFANKLAAEVMDAYNERGGAIKKREDTHRMAEANKAFAHFRW from the coding sequence ATGGCAGAAAAATTAGTGTTTAAGGAAGGTTTCATGCAGGATGCCACGCATGAAGAAAAGATAGCAGCCAAGTTTGTCAATTGTGTTATGAAAGACGGCAAAAAGAATGCTGCCCGAAAAGTTGTGGCTGATGCGTTGATGATTGCTGAGGATAAGATTGGCGAGCCTGCTCTGGCAGTGTTTAAAAAAGCGATTGATAATATCAGGCCTTCTGTTGAAGTGAAATCAAGAAGGATCGGCGGCTCTACCTATCAGGTGCCTACTGATATAAAACCCGGTCGCCAGACAGCTCTGGCTTTCAGGTGGCTTATCAATTTCAGCAGAAGCCGTTCTGAAAAAGGTTTTGCGAATAAGCTTGCTGCTGAGGTGATGGACGCTTATAACGAGCGTGGCGGGGCAATCAAGAAAAGAGAAGATACACATAGAATGGCTGAAGCCAACAAGGCTTTCGCGCATTTTAGGTGGTAG
- the rplC gene encoding 50S ribosomal protein L3: MMSGLLGKKIGMTNVFASDGQLVPVTVLQVGPCVVTQIKTEETDGYTALQLGFDEKPVERLNKPVAGHLKKASDKGFGVLREFREDSVEEIEAGATIGVDMFSIGDKVTVTGISKGRGFQGTIKRHGFSRGPETHGNRNHRKPGSIGNSAWPAKVIKGKKLPGHKGVDQVTVKNLTIVDIKRNDNLLLVKGAVPGFKTGVVEVRKADVKK, encoded by the coding sequence ATGATGAGTGGATTGCTTGGAAAAAAAATCGGGATGACCAATGTGTTTGCCTCCGATGGGCAGCTCGTTCCTGTTACAGTTTTGCAGGTTGGACCCTGTGTCGTAACCCAGATTAAAACGGAAGAGACTGACGGGTATACAGCCTTGCAGCTGGGGTTTGATGAAAAGCCGGTTGAGCGTTTAAACAAACCTGTTGCAGGACATTTGAAAAAAGCATCGGATAAGGGCTTTGGGGTCTTAAGAGAATTTAGAGAAGATTCAGTTGAAGAGATAGAAGCCGGTGCTACCATCGGTGTTGACATGTTTTCAATTGGAGATAAAGTAACTGTGACCGGCATTTCAAAGGGCCGTGGCTTTCAGGGAACCATCAAGCGTCATGGATTTTCCAGGGGGCCAGAAACCCACGGTAACCGGAATCATAGAAAACCGGGCTCAATCGGTAACTCTGCATGGCCTGCAAAGGTAATTAAGGGAAAAAAATTGCCTGGCCACAAAGGCGTGGATCAAGTTACGGTTAAAAATTTAACAATTGTAGATATTAAGCGCAACGACAACCTTCTTCTTGTAAAAGGTGCTGTTCCGGGTTTTAAAACCGGTGTTGTCGAGGTGCGCAAAGCTGATGTAAAAAAATAA